The genome window GCCTCCAGCACCGCGTCCAGGCCTTCCAGACGGTCCTGCATCTTCTTGGCAACCCTGAGAAGCGTGCGTTCGGGCACAGCGCCGGTCAGGTTGACGATGATGATCGGGAATTCCGAGAAGTTGATCTCGGTAATGGTGTATTTGTCGGCGCCCACAGGGAATTCCGCTTCGACCGTGTTCATCCGGTCGCGGATGTCGGCGATGATCTTGGTCTTGTCCCAGCCGAATTCAAATTCCAGCGCGACCCCGGCATAGCTTTCCGAGGCTGTGGCGCTGATGGATTTAAGGCCGTCGAGGTCCGAAAGCTCGGTCTCCATCGGTTTGACCAGCAGCTTTTCGCTGTCTTCGGCAGAAATGCCGGGGAAGGGGACCGAGACGAAGATCGCGGGGATTTCGATGTCCGGCTCACCCTCCTTGGGCAGGTTGGCGTAGGCGAGGCCGCCTGCCAGCAGCGACAGCGCGATGAACGCCAGCACCATGCGCGCACGGCCCGCCGCCCAGTCGACGACGCCGATCATTGGGTCGCCTCCTCACGATAGGTCGGGTCGACGCGCACGCCTGCGACGACGAATTCCTGCCCGACGACGATGACATTCGCAGCCTCAGGCAGGCCCTGAACCCAGATGCCATCGGGCGTGTCGCGCAAGACGCTGACCGGCGCAAAGGTGACGAGGTCGTCTTCGCCGACAAGGCGCACACCCAGCGCGCCTTCATTGTCCAAAGTCAGCGCCGACTGGGGCAGAAAATGTGCGTTCGCGCCGTCGGACCCGATGGCGATTTCCACGGTTTGCCCGTCGCGGATCAACAGATCGTCATTGGCCACCAGAACCTCGACCCGGAAGGTGCGGGTGGTCGGGTCGGCGCTGCGCGACAGGAACGTCACTTCGCCGCGTACGTCGCGGCCTGTCGCCAGTCGCGCGCCGGCGATGGCACCCACGGTGACCTTATCCACATCGGTTTCCGGCACGAACCCGACCAGCTTGATCGGATCCAGACGGATGACCGTTGCACACAGCCCACCGGGTTGCAGCAGGCTGCCAACCTCGGCCCCGTCGGATTCCAGCAAACCGCCGAAGGGCGCGCGGATGATCAGCTTGCCGATCTCGTTCTTTGCTGCTGCAACACCGGCCTGCGCCGACTGGATGCCAGCTTCGGCCGCGTCGATGCCAGAGCGTGCGGCTTCGACCCCGGCACGCGCCGATTCAACCCCGGCCCCGGTCGCGGCGACCCGCGTGTCCGAGGCGAACCCGCCTTCGGACAGACGGGTGGCGGCGTTGTCGTTGATCTCGGCCTCTTTCAGGCGGGCGGTGGCCTCGGCGACGCGGGCGCGGGCTTCGGGCAGGCGGCTTTGGGCCTCTTGCAGGTGGGCCGTGGCCTCGGCCAGTGCAATTTGGCGGGTGCCGGGGTCAAGGCGGCAGACCTCATCCCCCTGGGCAACCAACGCGCCTTTGCGCAGCGGATCGGATATGATCGTGCCCGAGGTTTCGGCCCGCAGATCGACCTGGCGCGCCGCTTCGGTGCGCCCGCGCACCAGAACCGCGCTGTCGACATGACGGGCCAGCGATTTCATCGCGACAACGGAAACGCCCGGATCTGCGGCGGCGGTTTCAATTGCATCGCCGGTGTCCGCGTCGGAAACTGGTTCCTGGGCAATTCCATCCGACACGGCTGCACCCAATGCGCCGGCATCCGTATCTCCGCGGGCATAGGACAACAGGGCCGAACGTTCGAACACCAGCAGGTACAGGGCGGCGGCTACGACAATCGCGGTCAGGATCGGAAACAGGCGCATGGCGGCCTCGGTATCTATTTCAGGGTCAGTAACCGGTGCGAAACCGGCGCATTCTGGTAGTATGTGGGGCGGCAGGGTCCGCTGGTAAAGTCTATCTGAACCGTTTAGTTCAGTCTGCCGGGCGCGACAACTGTGAATGGCGCTTAAGGCCAGCGTCCAATATCGCGCACTTGGCAGTTGATCCCGTAGCGTCTAAGAGATGCGCAAGCCGATTGTGTTGAAAAACTCCGTTTTAGGGCCTGAACGATGATTTTTCTTTCCATGCAGCCCGATCCTAAATTTTTGGCGCGGGGGTCGGCCCAAATCGCCTACATGCGCTCACGCGCAGCCATGCGCTGTCTCGTGGTCAAAGCTTTCCGACTATTTCGCTTCATAGGTTTTCGCAAGAAATCCGCGACGCTCTGATTTCGGAGTTTTTCAACACAATCAGCCCAAACCGGGTCTTCGACATAGCAGGAAAAACATGAGCAATACCGACAGTTTCATCGACGAAGTCAGTGAAGAAGTCCGCCGCGAACAGCTGTGGCGTCTGGTGCGCCGCTGGGGCTGGCTGCCGATCCTGCTGGTCGTGCTGCTGGTGGGCGGGGCCACTTATAACGAGATCCGCAAATCCAATGAACGGGCCGCAGCCGAAGCGTTGGGTGACGGGATCACCGCCGCGCTTGAAGGCGACATCGCCGATCGCGCCCAGGCGCTGGATGCCTTGGCCGCCGACGGGGCAGGCGCTGCGATTGTCGGGTTTCTGACCTCGGCTGGCGAAATTGACGGTGATGATCCGGACGCCGGTGTTGCACGGCTGACCGCGATCGAGGCGGATATGAACCTGCCCGAACACTACCGCCATCTGGCGACATTGAAGCGTATCATGGCGACCGCCGATACACGCGCCCCTGATGAGCGGATTGCCGCCCTTGGCCCGCTGACCGTTGTGGGGGCACCATATCGTCTGCTGGCACTGGAACAGACGGCCATTGCCCAGGTCGAAGCCGGAGATGCCGAATCGGCGATTTCGGGGCTGCGCGGCATCCTTGTCGACAGCGAGGCGACCGAGGGCTTGCGTCGTCGCGCCACTCAGTTGATTGTAGCGCTGGGCGCCGATCCGTCAGAGGCGGCAGCGACCGAGTAAGTTTGCAGCGCGCAGGCGCTGGTGTGAATTGGACGGAACGGGAATGACAGCAGTGGCAATGAAACGACTGAGCGCACTCGTATTTCTGGTGGCCCTGACGGGGTGTTTTGAACGCGACCTGATCCTGCCCGGACAGCGGCAGGATGTGCGGTCGCTGCGCAGCGATGGCTTTGTGCCGATTTCCGGGCCGACCGTGGCGCGCGCGGCGAACCAATCGCTGCCGCTGGCGGTGGGGGCCCCGGCGGTGAACTCCAGCTGGACCCATCGCAGCGGCACGGCCAGCCATTCACTTCAGCACCCGGCGCTGAACACGACACTCCAGGTCGCCTGGAGCGCGTCAATCGGCAAGGGCAACAGCCGCAAGAACCAGATAACGGCGGACCCGGTGGTTGCAGGCGGGCGGATCTTCACGCTGCACAGCGAAAGCCGGGTGATGGCGCATTCGACCAGCGGCGCATCAATCTGGTCGCGCGATCTGGTGCCGCCGGGCGAAAAATCCGGCGATGCCTCGGGCGGCGGAATTGCCGTAGGCGGGGCGCGGGTCTTTGTGACAACCGGTTTCGGACGGCTTGCCGCGCTCGACATGGTCAGCGGCGGGGTGATCTGGCAGCAGGATCTTGAAAGCGCAGTGGCCGCCGCGCCGACGGTGGTTGGCGATCTGGTCTATGTGGTTTCACGCGACGGACGCGCCTGGGCGCTGAGCACCAACAGCGGCCGCATCCGCTGGCAGTTGCAGGGAACGCCTTCGCTGTCGGGGTCGGTCGGCGGGGCGGCGCCTGCGGTTAATGACCGGGTCGCGATCTTCCCATTTTCATCGGGTCAGATGATCGCGGCCTCGCGCCAGGGTGGTTCGCGGCTGTGGTCGGGGCAAGTGTCCGGTGGGCGGCTTGGGCGTGGCTATACCGAGGTGACGGATATCTCCGGTGATCCGGTGATTGTCGGCGATACGGTCTATGCGGCCAATTATACCGGCAAGGCGAAGGCATTCTCGCTGAGCTCGGGCGAGGAAAAATGGATCGCCAACGAAGGTGCGGTCAGCCCGATGTGGGTCGCTGGCGGCTCGGTCTTTCTGATGTCCGACCAGAACGAGTTGGTGCGGCTGGATGCAAGCAACGGGCGGCGCATCTGGGGCACGAAACTGCCGCTGTTCGTGAAATCGAAAATCAAGAAGCGCAAGAAGATCTTTGCCCACTATGGCCCGGTACTGGCTGGCGGTCGGCTGATCCTGGCCTCGAGCGACGGGTTGATCCGGTCGTTCAACCCCGAAAACGGCGCGCAGGTGGCAAGTTTTGCCTTGGCCGGCGGCGCGGCCTCGAACCCGGTTGTGGCGGGGCGGACGCTGTATGTGGTGACGGCCAAGGGCAAATTGGTCGCCTATCGTTAAACGGATCGGGTGCGGGCGGTGATGGTGAGGCCGTGCCTCCGGCACTGAGTGTGGCGGGTGGCGGTGGTGTCCTGTTGGGGCTGCTCCTGGAAGATTGCTGAGAATAAGGGGGGCGCCGGTTTTTAGGGGCGCGTCCCATCCAAGGCCTTTTCGTGCGCGGCCAAGGGGTGTAAGGGCGGGCTTTCGTTAATCGGAGCATGGTGCGTTGAGCTTTACCCTTGCCATTGTCGGGCGCCCCAATGTGGGCAAATCGACGCTGTTCAACCGGCTGGTCGGCAAGAAGCTGGCGCTGGTTGATGATCAGCCGGGCGTGACCCGCGACCTGCGTGAAGGCGCGGCGCGGCTGGGCGATCTGCGGTTCACGGTGATCGATTCCGCCGGGCTGGAAGACGCCAATGATGACAGTCTGCAGGGGCGGATGCGGCGATTGACCGAACGCGCGGTCGAGATGGCCGATGTCTGCCTGTTCCTGATTGACGCGCGGGTCGGGGTGACGCCGACGGACGAAGTGTTCGCCGATATCCTGCGCAAGAAGAACGCTCATGTTGTTTTGGCCGCCAACAAGGCCGAGGGGGGCGCGGCTGAGGCGGGGCTGATCGAGGCGTGGAGCCTTGGGCTGGGCGAGCCGCTGGCGCTGAGCGCGGAACATGGCGAGGGAATGAGCGAGCTGTTGGCGATGCTGACGCCGCTGGCGGATGAATTCGCCGAACGCGCGGCGGCGGATGCGCCCGATGTGGATGTCTCGGTCGAAGACGGTGAGTTTGACGAAGACGCAGGCTATGACACCTCCAAGCCGATGCAGGTCGCCATTCTGGGCCGTCCGAACGCGGGCAAATCAACGCTGGTGAACCAGTTTCTGGGCGAGGAGCGATTGCTGACCGGGCCGGAGGCGGGGATCACGCGGGATGCGATTTCGGTGACGCTCGACTGGGACGGGCGGGCGATCCGGATGTTTGACACCGCCGGGGTCAGGAAAAAGGCGAAGGTTCAGGAAAAGCTGGAAAAGCTGAGCGTTTCGGACGGGTTGCGCGCGGTGAAATTCGCCGAGGTGGTGGTGATCCTGCTGGATGCGGCGATCCCGTTCGAGCAGCAGGATTTGCGGCTGGCCGATCTGGCAGAGCGTGAGGGCCGCGCGGTCGTCGTGGCGGTCAATAAATGGGATATCGAGGACGACAAACAGGCCAAGCTGAAAGACCTGCGCGAGGCGTTCGAGCGGTTGTTGCCGCAGCTGCGCGGTGCGCCGCTTGTCACCGTTTCGGCCAAGACGGGGCGCGGGCTGGACCGGCTGCGGGCGGCGGTGATCAAGGCGCATGAGGTCTGGAACCGGCGGGTTTCGACATCCGTGCTGAACCGCTGGCTGGGCGATATGGTTGCGGCGCATCCCCCACCGGCCCCCGGCGGGCGGCGGATCAAACTGCGCTATATGACGCAGGTGAAAACGCGGCCTCCGGGGTTTGTGGTGATGTGTTCGCTGCCCGAAAAACTGCCGGCGAGCTATACCCGGTATCTGGTTAACGGGCTGCGCGAGGATTTCGACATGCCGGGCACGCCGATCCGCCTGACCATGCGGTCTCAGGCGGAAGATAATCCATACAAGAATCGCAAGAAGTCCACGCCGTCGCGGCTGAGGAAGCATCTGGGTCAGGGGCGGGCGGACGACTGAGGGCGGGCCCCCAGACGTGAGATAGCTGGGGGCCAGCCACCAATCCCCCGCGATATTTTTTCCGGGAAGAGTTTGGGGTATTATAATACCTAAATATTAAGGCATTGAATTAGAACAGTAATTTCTGCCTGACGGCCATTGACGTGCACGCAAATTCCCTTACAACCCGCCCATCCGAGATTTCCCTGATAGGGCACAGAGAACATGAGCACTTTCACCGCTACTCCGGCGGATATCGAGAAAAGCTGGATCCTGATCGACGCCGAGGGCGTTGTTCTGGGCCGCCTTGCCTCGATAATCGCCACACGCTTGCGCGGCAAGCACAAGGCGTCGTTTACGCCGCATATGGACATGGGCGACAATGTCATCGTCATCAACGCCGACAAGGTGCAGATGACCGGTAACAAGCGCGCCGAGAAGACATACTACCGCCACACCGGGCATCCCAGTGGCATCAAGTCGACCACGGCTGAGAAGATTCTCGAGGGCAAGTTCCCCGAGCGCGTGTTGACCCTGGCCGTCAAGCGCATGTTGCCGGGCAACAAGTTGAGCCGCCAGCTGATGACCAACCTGCGCGTCTATGCAGGGGCCGAGCATCCGCATGAAGCGCAAGAGCCCACCGTTCTGGACGTGAAATCCATGAACCCTAAAAACACGCGGGATTCCTGAACGTGGCTGATGAAATCAAATCACTCGACGCATTGCGCGACGCTGTTGGCGACGACGCGGCGGCCACGGACGCACCTGCGGCTGAAGCCCCTGCCGCGCCGGTTGAACAATCCACCCCTGCGATCCACCGCGAACCGGTTCGTGACGAATTGGGCCGCTCTTACGCCACGGGCAAGCGGAAGGATGCGGTTGCCCGTGTCTGGATCAAGCCTGGGTCCGGCAAGGTTGTCGTCAATGCCAAGGAAATGCCGGTCTATTTCGCGCGCCCCGTGTTGCAGATGATCCTGCGTCAGCCGTTTCAGGTGGCCGGTGTTGACGGTCAGTTCGACGTGATGGCGACGGTTGCCGGTGGTGGCCTTTCGGGCCAGGCCGGTGCGGTGAAGCACGGGATTTCGAAAGCGCTGCAGCTTTATAATCCCAGCCTGCGCCCGGCGCTCAAGGCCGCTGGCTTCCTGACCCGTGACAGCCGTGTAGTGGAACGTAAGAAGTTCGGTAAGGCTAAGGCCCGTAAGAGCTTCCAGTTCTCCAAACGTTAAGGCTTTCGCGACTTCGACATTGCAAAGGGGTGCCTTGGGGCACCCCTTTTTCTTTGCGGCCCACCGCAAGATACGACTTGCCGAAGGGGTCAGGTCTTTTATTCTGAGGGTGCCGGACACGGGGAGGGACCGCAGATCGCCACCGGGCAGGATGACGCGCGACGCGGGCTGCTGCTGGTCAGCCCACCGGCGATCTATGCGCTGCTGATGCTGGCCGCACCGATGGCTGCGGTGCTGCTGTTTTCATTCTGGAGCCAGGATTTCCTGACGATTGATCGGTCGTTCACGACGAAGAATTACGTCGAGGCGTTCAGTGATCCGCTGTACCGCGCGCTGCTGATCCGTTCGATTGCCATCGCCTTGGCGGTCACAGTGGTGACCGTGGCGCTGGCCTATCCGGTGGCCTATTTCGTCAGTTTCCACGTCCACCCCAGCCGAAAGAGCCTGTGGATTTTCCTGATCACGATTCCATTCTGGACCAGCTATCTGATCCGGGTGTTCCTGTGGAAGGTGATCCTGGGGTTCAACGGGGTGCTGAATTCCTCGCTGATGGGCGTCGGGCTGATTGAAGAGCCGCTGACCTTCATTCTCTATAACCAGAACGCCGTGGTCATCACGCTGGCACATGCCTTCGCGCCCTTCGCGATCCTGCCGATCTTCGTCGCGTTGGAACGCATTGACCGGTCGCTGTTAGAGGCCAGCCAGGACCTGGGCGAAAGCAAGTTCCGCACCTTTCTGCGGGTCACACTACCGCTGTCTGTCCCGGGGCTGGTCGCCGCCGTCCTGATCG of Paracoccaceae bacterium contains these proteins:
- a CDS encoding efflux RND transporter periplasmic adaptor subunit — its product is MRLFPILTAIVVAAALYLLVFERSALLSYARGDTDAGALGAAVSDGIAQEPVSDADTGDAIETAAADPGVSVVAMKSLARHVDSAVLVRGRTEAARQVDLRAETSGTIISDPLRKGALVAQGDEVCRLDPGTRQIALAEATAHLQEAQSRLPEARARVAEATARLKEAEINDNAATRLSEGGFASDTRVAATGAGVESARAGVEAARSGIDAAEAGIQSAQAGVAAAKNEIGKLIIRAPFGGLLESDGAEVGSLLQPGGLCATVIRLDPIKLVGFVPETDVDKVTVGAIAGARLATGRDVRGEVTFLSRSADPTTRTFRVEVLVANDDLLIRDGQTVEIAIGSDGANAHFLPQSALTLDNEGALGVRLVGEDDLVTFAPVSVLRDTPDGIWVQGLPEAANVIVVGQEFVVAGVRVDPTYREEATQ
- a CDS encoding PQQ-binding-like beta-propeller repeat protein, yielding MKRLSALVFLVALTGCFERDLILPGQRQDVRSLRSDGFVPISGPTVARAANQSLPLAVGAPAVNSSWTHRSGTASHSLQHPALNTTLQVAWSASIGKGNSRKNQITADPVVAGGRIFTLHSESRVMAHSTSGASIWSRDLVPPGEKSGDASGGGIAVGGARVFVTTGFGRLAALDMVSGGVIWQQDLESAVAAAPTVVGDLVYVVSRDGRAWALSTNSGRIRWQLQGTPSLSGSVGGAAPAVNDRVAIFPFSSGQMIAASRQGGSRLWSGQVSGGRLGRGYTEVTDISGDPVIVGDTVYAANYTGKAKAFSLSSGEEKWIANEGAVSPMWVAGGSVFLMSDQNELVRLDASNGRRIWGTKLPLFVKSKIKKRKKIFAHYGPVLAGGRLILASSDGLIRSFNPENGAQVASFALAGGAASNPVVAGRTLYVVTAKGKLVAYR
- a CDS encoding ribosome biogenesis GTPase Der, whose product is MSFTLAIVGRPNVGKSTLFNRLVGKKLALVDDQPGVTRDLREGAARLGDLRFTVIDSAGLEDANDDSLQGRMRRLTERAVEMADVCLFLIDARVGVTPTDEVFADILRKKNAHVVLAANKAEGGAAEAGLIEAWSLGLGEPLALSAEHGEGMSELLAMLTPLADEFAERAAADAPDVDVSVEDGEFDEDAGYDTSKPMQVAILGRPNAGKSTLVNQFLGEERLLTGPEAGITRDAISVTLDWDGRAIRMFDTAGVRKKAKVQEKLEKLSVSDGLRAVKFAEVVVILLDAAIPFEQQDLRLADLAEREGRAVVVAVNKWDIEDDKQAKLKDLREAFERLLPQLRGAPLVTVSAKTGRGLDRLRAAVIKAHEVWNRRVSTSVLNRWLGDMVAAHPPPAPGGRRIKLRYMTQVKTRPPGFVVMCSLPEKLPASYTRYLVNGLREDFDMPGTPIRLTMRSQAEDNPYKNRKKSTPSRLRKHLGQGRADD
- the rplM gene encoding 50S ribosomal protein L13, which translates into the protein MSTFTATPADIEKSWILIDAEGVVLGRLASIIATRLRGKHKASFTPHMDMGDNVIVINADKVQMTGNKRAEKTYYRHTGHPSGIKSTTAEKILEGKFPERVLTLAVKRMLPGNKLSRQLMTNLRVYAGAEHPHEAQEPTVLDVKSMNPKNTRDS
- the rpsI gene encoding 30S ribosomal protein S9 produces the protein MADEIKSLDALRDAVGDDAAATDAPAAEAPAAPVEQSTPAIHREPVRDELGRSYATGKRKDAVARVWIKPGSGKVVVNAKEMPVYFARPVLQMILRQPFQVAGVDGQFDVMATVAGGGLSGQAGAVKHGISKALQLYNPSLRPALKAAGFLTRDSRVVERKKFGKAKARKSFQFSKR
- a CDS encoding ABC transporter permease subunit; translation: MLAAPMAAVLLFSFWSQDFLTIDRSFTTKNYVEAFSDPLYRALLIRSIAIALAVTVVTVALAYPVAYFVSFHVHPSRKSLWIFLITIPFWTSYLIRVFLWKVILGFNGVLNSSLMGVGLIEEPLTFILYNQNAVVITLAHAFAPFAILPIFVALERIDRSLLEASQDLGESKFRTFLRVTLPLSVPGLVAAVLIVFIPTIGDYVTPRLVGGPNGLMIANMIQTQFLKLNNAPLGAALAVVAMASVTAISLLFIWFNRRNLRARR